The proteins below come from a single Burkholderia sp. FERM BP-3421 genomic window:
- the hemP gene encoding hemin uptake protein HemP, protein MTELMRSSTLTLRRTGGTATGGRTKVAAVTTPANAAKPAGADAGQRVVKSEALLQGQTHVSIAHNGETYQLRATRLGKLILTK, encoded by the coding sequence ATGACCGAACTTATGCGCTCTTCCACGCTCACCCTGCGCCGCACTGGCGGCACCGCAACCGGTGGCCGGACGAAAGTGGCGGCGGTTACCACGCCAGCGAATGCCGCGAAACCCGCCGGCGCGGATGCCGGCCAGCGCGTCGTCAAGAGCGAGGCGCTGCTCCAGGGCCAGACGCACGTGAGCATCGCGCACAACGGCGAGACTTACCAGCTCCGCGCCACCCGCCTGGGCAAGCTGATTTTGACGAAGTAG
- the murI gene encoding glutamate racemase, translated as MLRPSPLPDIPPAAAPAARAHAPIGIFDSGLGGLSVLRAARALLPAETFVYVADSRHAPYGERDDAFITERTLAIGEWLVGQGAKALVVACNTATAQSIAAVRTQLPIPLVGVEPGIKPATQVSRSRVAGVLATQATLRSERFRALLERHAADCRFMCQPGHGLVQAVERCDINSPELRALLASYLEPMLAAGADTLVLGCTHYPFLDETIRALAGDRLTLVDTSDAIARQLGRVLDAHGLRAPADAVARPTRLCSTSDGAHLHTLAAALLGLETGVETVSIVSPSAAARSAQPA; from the coding sequence ATGCTCCGCCCGTCCCCGTTGCCCGATATACCGCCCGCCGCCGCGCCGGCGGCGCGCGCGCACGCGCCGATCGGCATCTTCGATTCCGGGCTGGGCGGCCTGTCGGTCCTGCGCGCCGCGCGCGCGCTGCTGCCCGCCGAAACATTCGTTTACGTTGCCGATTCCCGCCACGCGCCCTACGGCGAACGCGACGACGCGTTCATCACCGAGCGCACGCTGGCCATCGGCGAATGGTTGGTCGGCCAGGGCGCGAAGGCGCTCGTGGTCGCCTGCAACACCGCCACCGCGCAATCGATCGCCGCGGTGCGCACGCAATTGCCGATCCCGCTCGTCGGCGTCGAGCCCGGCATCAAGCCGGCCACGCAGGTATCGCGCTCGCGCGTGGCGGGCGTGCTCGCCACCCAGGCCACGCTGCGCAGCGAGCGGTTCCGCGCGCTACTGGAGCGGCACGCGGCCGACTGCCGTTTCATGTGCCAGCCCGGCCACGGGCTCGTGCAGGCGGTCGAGCGCTGCGACATCAACTCGCCCGAGCTGCGCGCGCTCCTGGCGTCCTATCTCGAACCGATGCTCGCCGCCGGCGCCGATACGCTCGTGCTCGGCTGCACCCACTACCCGTTCCTCGACGAAACGATCCGCGCGCTCGCGGGCGATCGTCTCACCCTCGTCGACACCAGCGACGCCATCGCGCGCCAGCTGGGCCGCGTGCTCGACGCGCACGGCCTGCGCGCGCCGGCCGACGCCGTCGCGCGCCCGACCCGCCTGTGCTCCACCAGCGACGGCGCGCATCTGCACACGCTCGCCGCCGCCCTGCTCGGGCTGGAAACCGGGGTCGAAACCGTGTCGATCGTTTCGCCGAGCGCGGCCGCCCGTTCCGCCCAGCCGGCCTGA
- a CDS encoding (2Fe-2S)-binding protein, with the protein MIVCVCKSVSDRKIRASLAEGAASFEELQFELGVASCCGKCEESVRDLMAEHGVCASRCGVEHHAHPIPVTFYERKAA; encoded by the coding sequence ATGATCGTCTGCGTGTGCAAATCGGTATCCGACCGGAAGATTCGCGCCTCCCTCGCCGAGGGTGCCGCCAGCTTTGAAGAGCTTCAATTCGAACTGGGCGTCGCCTCCTGTTGCGGGAAGTGCGAGGAGTCCGTGCGCGACCTCATGGCGGAGCACGGCGTCTGCGCGAGCCGTTGCGGCGTCGAACACCACGCCCACCCGATTCCCGTGACGTTCTACGAACGCAAGGCGGCCTGA
- a CDS encoding FTR1 family iron permease: MGQILFIVWRESVEALLVVGILYAWLNNGDADARRGLPYLWAGVGAGLLMAVALGAALVGFTEVLSGDAQDYFQTAMVLVACVLIVQMVLWMRQHGRTLKRDMEQSLQKSTQGSNWWGVAVLVALAIAREGSETVIFLYGLGFGQSGHVDGAQMLAVLIGLGLAFLTFYLLQLGGKYFSWRHFFRVTEIMLLFLGAGLFQTGVDKLIDKEILPLGIAQLWDSSALLDDSSTFGSLVATLTGYRAHPALMNLVAYAAYWLVVYLLLKRATRRPVATAGRAA; this comes from the coding sequence ATGGGTCAGATCTTGTTCATAGTCTGGCGGGAGAGCGTCGAGGCGCTGCTCGTCGTCGGCATTCTTTACGCATGGCTCAATAACGGCGACGCCGATGCACGGCGCGGCCTGCCGTATCTGTGGGCCGGGGTGGGCGCGGGCCTGTTGATGGCGGTCGCGCTCGGCGCCGCGCTGGTCGGCTTCACCGAGGTGTTGTCCGGCGACGCGCAGGACTATTTCCAGACGGCGATGGTGCTGGTCGCCTGCGTGCTGATCGTGCAGATGGTGCTGTGGATGCGCCAGCACGGCCGCACGCTCAAGCGCGACATGGAGCAATCGCTGCAGAAGAGCACGCAGGGTTCGAACTGGTGGGGCGTCGCGGTGCTGGTCGCGCTGGCGATCGCGCGCGAGGGCAGCGAAACCGTGATCTTCCTGTACGGGCTCGGCTTCGGCCAGTCCGGGCATGTCGACGGCGCGCAGATGCTCGCGGTACTCATCGGCCTCGGCCTCGCGTTCCTCACGTTCTATCTGCTGCAACTCGGCGGCAAGTATTTCTCGTGGCGGCATTTCTTCCGCGTGACCGAGATCATGCTGCTGTTCCTCGGCGCCGGCCTGTTCCAGACCGGGGTCGACAAGCTGATCGACAAGGAGATCCTGCCGCTCGGCATCGCGCAGCTGTGGGACAGCTCCGCGCTGCTCGATGATTCGAGCACCTTCGGCTCGCTCGTCGCGACGCTGACCGGCTATCGCGCGCACCCGGCGCTCATGAACCTGGTTGCGTACGCCGCGTATTGGCTCGTCGTCTATCTGCTGCTGAAGCGCGCGACACGGCGTCCGGTCGCGACGGCGGGGCGCGCTGCATGA
- a CDS encoding pirin family protein, protein MSSSRSITRTYPSLRTTEGGGFIVHRPFPTRLLMDFDPFLLLDEMGPVNYAPGEAKGAPDHPHRGFETVTYVLDGRFRHRDSAGHAGTLGPGDVQWMTAGAGVVHSEMPDPGFAHTGGRSHGFQLWVNLPRRDKMIAPRYQEIGAARLPSATSPDGRARVNVIAGEAFGVRAHIETRTPILYQHFTLQPGAEVEHPVPAGFRMFAYPFDGDGFYGAQRQAIDARHMVVYGDDGDTVAFAAGDAPLDLLLIGGQPLNEPIVRYGPFVMNTEDEIRQAVVDFQSGRMGRIPA, encoded by the coding sequence ATGTCATCCAGCCGTTCCATCACACGCACATACCCATCGCTGCGCACGACCGAAGGCGGTGGTTTCATCGTCCATCGTCCATTCCCGACCCGCCTGTTGATGGACTTCGATCCATTCCTGCTGCTCGATGAAATGGGCCCCGTCAACTACGCGCCCGGCGAGGCCAAGGGCGCGCCCGATCATCCTCATCGCGGGTTCGAGACCGTCACCTACGTACTCGACGGCCGGTTCCGCCATCGCGACTCGGCCGGCCACGCGGGCACGCTCGGTCCCGGCGACGTGCAATGGATGACGGCGGGCGCGGGCGTCGTTCACAGCGAGATGCCCGATCCCGGCTTCGCGCACACGGGCGGCCGCTCGCACGGCTTCCAGCTGTGGGTGAACCTGCCGCGGCGCGACAAGATGATCGCGCCGCGCTATCAGGAGATCGGCGCGGCGCGTCTGCCGAGCGCCACGTCGCCCGACGGTCGAGCGCGCGTGAACGTGATCGCGGGCGAAGCGTTCGGCGTACGCGCCCATATCGAGACGCGCACGCCGATCCTGTATCAGCACTTCACGCTGCAACCGGGCGCCGAGGTCGAGCATCCTGTGCCGGCCGGCTTTCGCATGTTCGCCTACCCGTTCGACGGCGACGGGTTCTACGGCGCGCAACGGCAAGCGATCGATGCGCGCCACATGGTCGTCTACGGCGACGACGGCGACACCGTCGCCTTCGCCGCGGGCGACGCGCCGCTCGATCTGCTGCTGATCGGCGGCCAGCCGCTCAACGAGCCGATCGTCCGCTACGGTCCGTTCGTGATGAATACCGAGGACGAGATCCGCCAGGCGGTCGTCGACTTCCAGAGCGGCCGCATGGGGCGCATTCCCGCCTGA
- a CDS encoding MotA/TolQ/ExbB proton channel family protein, whose translation MQSYGIAHVWAQGDFVTRFIAITLLVMSILSWLVIVIKGWNVFRLKRLTRNAEQAFWHSDDFDDGVQKLGVSSSTPQDNPFLALALSGKEAADHHHQTQPHLHDRMDVSDWVTRCLKDTMDDGVARMQSGLAILASIGSTAPFVGLFGTVWGIYHALLVIGATGQTSIDQVAGPVGESLIMTAFGLFVAIPAVLGYNALTRANKDIVSKLRRFAHGLHAYFVTGARLASSSQRDGLRLATRAN comes from the coding sequence ATGCAAAGCTACGGTATCGCGCACGTCTGGGCGCAAGGTGACTTCGTGACGCGCTTCATCGCGATCACGCTGCTCGTGATGTCCATCCTGTCGTGGTTGGTGATCGTCATCAAGGGCTGGAACGTCTTCCGCCTGAAGCGCCTGACCCGCAACGCCGAACAAGCCTTCTGGCATTCGGACGATTTCGATGACGGCGTGCAGAAGCTCGGCGTCTCGTCGTCGACGCCGCAGGACAACCCGTTCCTCGCGCTCGCACTGTCGGGCAAGGAAGCCGCGGACCACCACCACCAGACCCAGCCGCACCTGCACGACCGCATGGACGTATCCGACTGGGTCACGCGCTGCCTGAAGGACACGATGGACGACGGCGTCGCGCGGATGCAGAGCGGCCTCGCGATTCTCGCGTCGATCGGCAGCACCGCACCGTTCGTCGGCCTGTTCGGCACCGTGTGGGGCATCTATCACGCGCTGCTCGTGATCGGCGCGACGGGCCAGACCTCGATCGATCAGGTCGCCGGCCCGGTCGGCGAATCGCTGATCATGACCGCGTTCGGCCTGTTCGTCGCGATCCCCGCCGTGCTCGGCTACAACGCGCTCACGCGCGCGAACAAGGACATCGTGAGCAAGCTGCGCCGCTTCGCGCACGGCCTGCACGCGTACTTCGTGACGGGCGCGCGCCTCGCGTCGTCGTCCCAGCGCGACGGCCTGCGCCTCGCCACCCGCGCGAACTGA
- a CDS encoding LysR family transcriptional regulator: MTIDAHNLNDLMYFSQVVEHGGFSAAERVLGISKSRLSRRLTELEAALGVRLLQRSTRKLALTEAGQLFYQHCQAMLAEAQAAMNAVQQLRTSPRGTVRVSVPVTVSQTMLSNLLPEFLHRYPEVRMQIRVTNRVIDLFEDSIDVALRVRSEPPSSANIVVRPLFRTEQMLVGAPSLLSQHAPPLTPDDLAGFATLDTPSGDGRHVFSLIAPDGTRHTHEHEPRLVTADLMTIREAVLDGVGIAALPEMMYGNALRAGQLSPVMPGWTLPAPQLSAVFVSRQGMPPAVRAFVDFLVEKLDNEHYAQPGCPERGAKDGMPKMLPT, from the coding sequence ATGACTATCGACGCACACAACCTGAACGACCTGATGTACTTCTCGCAGGTCGTCGAGCATGGCGGCTTTTCCGCCGCGGAGCGCGTGCTCGGTATCTCGAAGTCGCGCCTGTCGCGTCGCCTGACCGAACTGGAGGCGGCGCTCGGCGTGCGTCTGCTGCAGCGTTCGACGCGCAAGCTCGCGCTGACGGAGGCCGGGCAGCTGTTCTATCAGCATTGCCAGGCCATGCTCGCGGAGGCGCAGGCCGCGATGAACGCGGTGCAGCAGCTGCGTACGTCGCCGCGCGGCACGGTGCGCGTGAGCGTGCCGGTGACGGTGTCGCAGACCATGCTGTCGAACCTGCTGCCGGAATTCCTTCATCGTTATCCGGAAGTGCGGATGCAGATTCGCGTGACGAATCGCGTGATCGATCTGTTCGAGGATTCGATCGACGTCGCCTTGCGCGTGCGCTCCGAGCCGCCCTCCAGCGCGAATATCGTCGTGCGTCCGCTGTTTCGCACCGAGCAGATGCTGGTCGGCGCGCCGAGCCTGTTGAGCCAGCATGCGCCGCCGTTGACGCCCGACGATCTGGCTGGTTTCGCGACGCTCGATACGCCGTCGGGTGACGGCCGTCACGTGTTTTCGCTGATCGCGCCCGATGGGACGCGGCATACGCACGAGCATGAGCCGCGCCTCGTCACTGCGGATCTGATGACGATACGCGAGGCGGTGCTCGACGGGGTCGGAATCGCCGCGCTGCCGGAAATGATGTACGGCAACGCGCTGCGCGCGGGGCAGTTGTCGCCGGTGATGCCGGGCTGGACCTTGCCTGCGCCGCAATTATCCGCGGTGTTCGTGTCGCGGCAGGGGATGCCGCCCGCGGTGCGCGCCTTCGTCGACTTCCTGGTCGAGAAGCTCGACAACGAGCATTACGCGCAGCCCGGCTGCCCGGAGCGCGGCGCGAAGGACGGCATGCCGAAGATGCTGCCCACCTGA
- a CDS encoding iron transporter encodes MLGSSFIRNGIAVAAALAAMSATAAEYPIGKHQIQGGMEIGAVYLQPITMEPEGMMRKASDSDIHLEADIHAVKNNPTGFAEGDWMPYLQVTYKLTKQGDAKWKSEGDLMGMVASDGPHYGDNVKLNGPGKYHLTLVVKPPMQTGHMAFGRHVDKETGVGPWFKPITLDYDFPFAGIGKKGGY; translated from the coding sequence ATGTTGGGTTCTTCCTTCATCCGCAACGGGATTGCGGTAGCGGCGGCGCTGGCCGCGATGTCGGCCACGGCTGCCGAGTATCCGATCGGCAAGCATCAGATCCAGGGCGGCATGGAGATCGGCGCGGTTTATCTGCAGCCGATCACGATGGAGCCGGAAGGGATGATGCGCAAGGCATCGGATTCGGACATCCACCTCGAGGCCGACATCCACGCGGTCAAGAACAATCCGACCGGGTTCGCCGAAGGCGACTGGATGCCATACCTGCAAGTGACCTACAAGCTCACGAAGCAGGGCGACGCGAAGTGGAAGTCGGAAGGCGACCTGATGGGCATGGTCGCGAGCGACGGCCCGCACTACGGCGACAACGTGAAGCTGAACGGTCCGGGCAAGTACCACCTGACGCTCGTCGTGAAGCCGCCGATGCAGACGGGCCACATGGCGTTCGGCCGCCACGTCGACAAGGAAACCGGCGTGGGCCCGTGGTTCAAGCCGATCACGCTCGACTACGATTTCCCGTTCGCGGGCATCGGCAAGAAAGGCGGATATTGA
- a CDS encoding 4Fe-4S binding protein: protein MSAVAGGRIGRIAAAGQWMQRHGALIRGIQWVVVAVYAFLILVPAFTPLPDDTAHLWSNFTLAAQFLFWGIWWPFVLLSMVMLGRVWCGVLCPEGALAEFASRFGRGRAIPRWMRWGGWPFVAFGITTIYGQMVSVYQYPRAVLLVLGGSTAAAMVIGLLYGREKRVWCKYLCPVNGVFSLLARLAPLRYKVDEEAWRRSYRQGEHGHRVIPINCAPLVPLRNMKGAADCHMCGRCAGHRDAIALTARSPSEEVVALGDKHASGWDTALILYGLLGVAIGAFHWTVSPWFVQIKQALAGWLIDHDILWPLETNAPWFLLTHYPDRNDVFSWLDGALVVSYIVGTGLIYGSVLLVLLSGAVMMLGRFERVRLHHLAQGLIPIAGAGVFLGLSATTLSLLRAEHVPLGWATDVRLAILIGANLWSAWLAFKVTGRYAGWPRRVLAMGWVAAALAVIDSAWWLMFWGF, encoded by the coding sequence ATGAGCGCGGTCGCCGGCGGCCGCATCGGCCGCATCGCGGCGGCCGGCCAATGGATGCAGCGCCATGGCGCTTTGATCCGCGGCATCCAGTGGGTCGTGGTCGCGGTCTATGCGTTCCTGATCCTCGTGCCCGCGTTCACGCCGCTGCCCGACGACACCGCGCATCTGTGGAGCAATTTCACGCTGGCCGCGCAGTTCCTGTTCTGGGGAATCTGGTGGCCGTTCGTGCTGCTGTCGATGGTGATGCTCGGGCGCGTGTGGTGCGGCGTGCTGTGTCCTGAGGGCGCGCTCGCGGAGTTCGCGAGCCGCTTCGGTCGCGGCCGCGCGATTCCGCGCTGGATGCGTTGGGGCGGCTGGCCGTTCGTTGCGTTCGGGATCACGACGATCTATGGCCAGATGGTGAGCGTCTACCAATACCCGCGCGCCGTGCTGCTGGTGCTCGGCGGCTCGACCGCCGCGGCGATGGTGATCGGTCTGCTGTACGGGCGCGAGAAGCGGGTCTGGTGCAAGTACCTGTGCCCCGTCAACGGGGTGTTCTCGCTGCTCGCGCGACTCGCGCCGCTGCGCTACAAGGTCGACGAGGAAGCATGGCGACGTTCGTACCGGCAGGGCGAGCATGGGCACCGCGTGATTCCGATCAACTGTGCACCGCTCGTGCCCTTGCGCAACATGAAGGGCGCGGCGGACTGCCATATGTGCGGCCGCTGCGCCGGCCATCGCGATGCGATCGCGCTGACGGCGCGCTCGCCGTCGGAAGAGGTCGTCGCGCTCGGCGACAAGCACGCGAGCGGCTGGGATACCGCGCTGATCCTGTACGGGTTGCTCGGCGTCGCGATCGGCGCGTTCCACTGGACCGTGAGCCCGTGGTTCGTGCAGATCAAGCAGGCGCTCGCCGGCTGGCTGATCGACCACGACATCCTCTGGCCGCTCGAGACCAATGCGCCGTGGTTCCTGCTCACGCATTATCCCGACCGCAACGACGTGTTCTCGTGGCTCGACGGGGCGCTCGTCGTCAGCTATATCGTCGGCACGGGACTGATCTACGGGAGTGTGCTGCTGGTGCTGCTCAGCGGCGCGGTCATGATGCTCGGCCGTTTCGAGCGCGTGCGGCTCCATCATCTCGCGCAGGGGCTGATTCCGATCGCGGGCGCGGGCGTGTTTCTCGGCTTGTCCGCGACGACGCTGTCGCTGCTGCGCGCGGAGCACGTGCCGCTCGGCTGGGCGACCGATGTGCGATTGGCGATCCTGATCGGCGCGAACCTGTGGAGCGCGTGGCTCGCGTTCAAGGTCACGGGCCGCTATGCAGGCTGGCCGCGCCGCGTGCTCGCGATGGGCTGGGTGGCCGCGGCGCTCGCCGTGATCGACAGTGCGTGGTGGCTGATGTTCTGGGGATTCTGA
- a CDS encoding energy transducer TonB codes for MQASTSVPTGSWPVASRMNPRVVTATAAVLAGHALLLAGALLMRNDVPERPLESKAITAQLLSSTPVAQPVGVQSAPTPQPKPIPTPRPKPTPKPVVKQTPTPLPVTHEPSPNAVTAPEPAPPAPAAPAAPPAAPAPAPARPTMEIAAPKGGASLSCQIVKANYPALSKRRGETGVAKVRFVVGVSGQIESAQIAQSSGFPRLDDAALEAVRASQCQPYLQNGQPMRAAYTQPYDFSLTD; via the coding sequence ATGCAGGCCTCGACTTCCGTACCGACCGGCTCCTGGCCGGTTGCTTCCCGTATGAATCCCCGTGTCGTTACCGCCACCGCCGCAGTCCTCGCCGGACACGCGCTGCTGCTGGCCGGCGCGCTGCTGATGCGCAACGACGTGCCGGAGCGTCCGCTCGAATCGAAAGCGATCACCGCGCAGCTGCTGAGTTCGACGCCGGTTGCCCAACCGGTCGGCGTGCAGTCCGCGCCGACGCCGCAACCGAAACCCATCCCCACGCCGCGGCCGAAGCCCACGCCCAAGCCCGTGGTCAAGCAGACGCCCACGCCGCTGCCGGTCACGCACGAGCCCTCGCCCAATGCGGTCACCGCGCCCGAACCCGCGCCGCCGGCCCCGGCGGCCCCCGCCGCGCCGCCGGCCGCACCGGCTCCGGCGCCCGCGCGGCCGACGATGGAAATCGCCGCGCCCAAGGGCGGCGCGTCGCTGTCGTGCCAGATCGTCAAGGCGAATTACCCCGCGCTGTCGAAGCGCCGCGGCGAAACCGGCGTCGCGAAGGTGCGCTTCGTGGTCGGCGTCAGCGGCCAGATCGAAAGCGCGCAGATTGCCCAGAGCAGCGGCTTCCCGCGCCTCGACGACGCCGCGCTCGAAGCCGTGCGCGCGTCGCAGTGCCAGCCGTACCTGCAGAACGGGCAGCCGATGCGCGCCGCGTACACGCAGCCCTACGACTTCAGCCTGACCGACTGA
- a CDS encoding cupredoxin domain-containing protein, with protein MTFPRIFAFAAAVLVAGAAHAVDLPTFKLEMADGKLNPARIEVPAGQRIKIEIRNTGKGAVEFESVQLRKEKVLAPGSESFVVIAPLSPGEYKFFDDFHQQAQGVIVAK; from the coding sequence ATGACATTCCCCAGAATATTCGCGTTCGCCGCCGCCGTGCTCGTCGCGGGCGCCGCGCATGCGGTCGACCTGCCGACCTTCAAGCTCGAGATGGCCGACGGCAAGCTCAATCCGGCCCGCATCGAAGTGCCGGCCGGCCAGCGCATCAAGATAGAAATCCGCAATACCGGCAAGGGCGCAGTCGAATTCGAGAGCGTGCAGCTGCGCAAGGAGAAGGTGCTCGCGCCGGGCTCCGAGTCGTTCGTCGTGATCGCCCCGCTGTCGCCGGGCGAGTACAAGTTCTTTGACGATTTCCACCAGCAGGCGCAGGGCGTCATCGTCGCGAAGTAA
- a CDS encoding SRPBCC family protein, with protein sequence MNFEHLIQINDPSNPTLPTLTRAQLWEGLVLRAEQPQLFVIGLDRCVMRERTDTLLERELHFGNATILDRVTFTPDEQVRYDIHAAHGEIGGSLTMTIEEPEAAQLFLRFEYRTTLPVGDDSEDARQTQEIVKEAYRASDIDTVRLIREYAQGRKDPDPLH encoded by the coding sequence TTGAATTTCGAACACCTGATCCAGATCAACGACCCCAGCAACCCGACCCTGCCCACCCTGACCCGCGCCCAGCTGTGGGAAGGCCTCGTGTTGCGCGCCGAGCAGCCGCAACTCTTCGTGATCGGCCTCGACCGCTGCGTCATGCGCGAGCGCACGGACACCCTGCTCGAGCGCGAGCTGCACTTCGGCAACGCGACGATCCTCGATCGCGTGACCTTCACGCCGGACGAGCAGGTCCGCTATGACATCCACGCCGCGCACGGCGAGATCGGCGGCTCACTGACGATGACGATCGAAGAGCCGGAAGCGGCGCAACTGTTCCTGCGCTTCGAATACCGGACCACGCTGCCCGTCGGCGACGACAGCGAGGACGCACGCCAGACCCAGGAGATCGTCAAGGAGGCCTATCGCGCGTCCGACATCGACACGGTCAGGCTGATCCGCGAATACGCGCAGGGGCGCAAGGATCCCGATCCGCTGCACTGA
- a CDS encoding ExbD/TolR family protein, producing the protein MAMNSTFDEEEEGLMNEINMTPLVDVMLVLLIIFLVTIPAMHHAVKIDLPRASSQPVEVKPQTINVAIEGDGTVLWDDHPVTAEDLQTRIAQAAQATPQPELHLRADRKVAYEHVAEVMSAAQAGGLTKLGFVTEPKSK; encoded by the coding sequence ATGGCAATGAATTCCACCTTCGATGAAGAAGAAGAAGGCCTGATGAACGAGATCAACATGACGCCGCTCGTCGACGTGATGTTGGTGCTCCTGATCATTTTCCTGGTCACGATCCCGGCGATGCACCACGCGGTGAAGATCGATCTGCCGCGTGCGAGCAGCCAGCCGGTCGAAGTGAAGCCGCAGACCATCAACGTCGCGATCGAAGGCGACGGCACCGTGCTGTGGGACGACCACCCGGTCACCGCGGAAGATCTGCAGACGCGCATCGCGCAGGCGGCGCAAGCCACGCCGCAGCCGGAGCTGCATCTGCGCGCGGATCGCAAGGTCGCCTACGAGCACGTGGCGGAAGTGATGTCGGCCGCGCAGGCCGGCGGCCTCACGAAGCTGGGCTTCGTCACCGAGCCGAAGTCGAAGTAA